Genomic window (Phycisphaeraceae bacterium):
GCACGCTTCCGGTTGAGACCACCCGGACCAAGTGCCGAGAAACGACGCTCGTGGATCAGACTGGACAGCGGGTTTGTCTGGTCAACAACCTGAGAGAGTTCTGATCGGCCAAAGAAGAAATCAATCGCAGAACTGATCGAACGTGAGTTGAGCAGATCTGCAATCTTTGCAAGCTCGTCGGGGTCCTTGACCGACATGCGCTCCTGCACGGTGCGCTTCAGCTTCAGGAAGCCCTTACGGAGTTCCTCGACTGCAAGCTCGTCGAGCGTGCGCAGACGGCGATTTCCCAGATGGTCAATGTCATCCACAACAGCAACTGATTTGCCTGTGTCCGGATCCTGGCGATTGGAACGAAGATCAAGCAGGTACTGGATGACACGCAGGTAGTCCTCGGCCTGAATGAACATCAGATCCTCGGGCATGTCCAGACCAAACTTGCGGTTGATACGGAATCGACCGACGCGTCCGAGACGGTACCTGTTGTCGTCGAAGAACTTCTCAACAAACAACTGCTTTGCCTTGTCGACCTGTGGCGGGTTGCCTGGACGGAGCTTTGAGTACAGCTTGAGCATTGCCCGGTCGTAGTCGTTGTCAGCGTGCTCAGCAAACTGCTCCAGTTTCTCCTCTGCAATCGTGTTCAGAAGAAGCACATCCGACGGGTTCTGAATGACCTTCACCTTCTTGAGGCCGGACTGCTGGATCGGACCAACGGAGTCACCAATCTGACGACCGACATGGATAATCTCTTCGCCTGTCTCGGGATGGAAGATGGACTCAGCAGCCCAATCGTCCTCTGTCACCTTCTCAACTTTCTGGTCGGTAATCTCATAGAAGAGACTGAGCAGAGCCTCTGTGGAAGCGACGGTTTCGTCGAGGCATCGAAGGAATGTTGTCGCAGTCAGCTTGGCCGACTGGTCAATGCGCATCGCCAGCACGTCTTTCTTTGTCACCTCAAGCTCAATCCACGATCCGCGTTCCGGAACAATGCGCGACGAGTGGAGCGGCCTATCGCCCTCGCTCGTGAGGATCGAGAAGTCAATGCCCGGAGACCTGTGAAGCTGTGAGACAATGACGCGTTCCGCACCGTTGACGATGAACTCGCCACCTCCAAGCAGAATCGGGAACTCGCCGAGGTAGATATCTTCTTCGGGGAGATCGGGCTTGCCCTCGCGCCACAAACGAACACGAACCTTGAACGGCATGCCGTAGGTCAAACGCAACTCTCGGCATTCGTCTGAGGTGTACCGAGGCTCATCAAGCTCGTACGAGATGTACTCGAGCTTCATTGTGCCGTCATACGACTCAATCGGGAAGATCTCGTGGAGGAGTGACTCGAGTCCAAACTCCTTGTTTCGATCTTCCGGTCCCTGTGAGAGTTGAAGAAACTTCTCATACCCGCGTGTCTGCGTGAGTGTCAGATCAGGCACTGGAAGTGCATCACCCCGCTTCGAAAAATCACGCACAGTACGCTTCTGCATGTTGTCCTACTCCCATTGTCCGCTGACTACGATCTCTCACGTGTTGGCAGCGCGCAAAATCGATATCACCGCCCCCACGTGTATGGAGACGGAGCGATGCTGCTCGCCACATTTACGCGACCAGTGTGTTCATTCAATCCTGGTACTGAGAAAATCCTGATGTTCGGTGCCGGCTCTGCGAACAGGATACTAGCCCCTCTGCAAGTCACGGGCCAACGAGAACTTTTCAGTATTTTCACACAATCGACAGTCCTATAAGTATTTATAGATCCCCGCCAGCATCATCGGGAGCTCGCGTCCTATCTAGCTCAATCAGAATTGCATGCTTCATCATGGTGCCGATCGAGGTGCTCGCAGCAGCGAGCCAACCGGGGTAGCCGTCGAGAAATCCTCTCTTCAGCACCAACTGCTTGAACATAGAACCGACAGGTGAACCCACCAGTCTGATGTAGGACCCACGCCTGCCCTCCGCCTGCATTGACAAGGCCATCCGTCGTGCATGGCTGGCCTGTTTGGCAAAGAAGTCAGCAAAGGTGGTGATCGAGTCATGCCGAAGCTCGCCACTGAGCTTGACTCCCTTCACAGATATGCCGGGGAGACCATCGAGTTTGTCGTGCGGATCCAGCCCGCCAAACTGATGGGTACCACGAAGAATCAGACGCCTCCGCCACTCAGGCTGCCAGACATGACGCAATGGCTTATCCCTGAAATAGACCACACGGTTGAGCGTTCCGGCGTTGACTCCTGGTTCATTTGACTCAATAACCCGCTTGATCGAATCGCGAAGTTCCTGATTGAGTGATTCATCGGAATCCAGCGCAAGCACCCACGCACTTGTACACGCATCAAGCGCGAGTTGCTTGGTTTTCACGTATCCAAGCCATGGGGTGTGAACAACTTTGGCGCCAGCATCCTCAAGCAGTGCCAGTGTTCCATCGGTCGAACCTGAGTCGGCAGCAACAATCTCTTGTGCAAATCCGCGCACAGAATCAAGCGTACGACCGATTGTCGCCTCGTTGTTCTTGCATGCAAGAGATACCGAGAGATTGAGCGCCATCAGATGAGAGCATATCCCTTCGAATGGTGGGATGGAGTGTGCCAGTCCTCAATTCGACCAACATGAACGACAGGTAAAAAGAAGGACGGCGTGCATCCAGTCTGGAAACACGCCGTCTGTTTTATGAGAATAGATGCAGCGTTACGGGCATCCGGCTGCGTACGCATTGCCATAGCAGATATAGTCAAAGATGTTCAGTCCGCCACTGCCATCACAATCGGCGTACGACAGATTCTGTGCGTATGCGTTGCCGAAGCAGATATAGTCAAACACGTTCAGCGAGCCGCTCTTGTCACAGTCCGCGTAGCAAGCACATGAGGAGACCGCACCTGTCGGACGCAGGCGATACACGCCACCATCCAGTGAGCAGATGTACATCTCCCCTCGCGCGTCCTCACCAAATGAAACCGGTGATGTGATTGCCCCACCAAGCCCGAGTTCTGCAGTCCAGTTCACAACGGCGCCGGGAACACCATTGTTCATTTCAAGACTCAGAATCTGGTCCGAACAGTAATCAGCAAAGAAATACAGCCCACGGATTGCTTCAATATCGCATCCGCGATACACGTACCCGCCGGTGATGGAGCACGAGAAACCGGAAAAGTTGTGGTCATACTCATGCACGGGGAGCACGAGTTCCGGTGCGTTACATGTACACCCTGTCAATCCCGTGCAGCGCGTGCCTTCCATGCAACGCCAGCCGTAGTTCTCACCTCCCGTGCTGCTCGCAGGCTGGAAATCAACCTCTTCACGCTGTCCCTGTCCGACATCGCCAATCCAGAAATCACCTGTCATGCGATCAAACGAGCATCGCCACGGATTGCGCAATCCATACGCCCAGATCTCTTGGCGCGGTCCACCAACACCAAAGGGGTTGGACGCAGGAATCGCATAGTTAGCATTCGGATCTGTTGGAAAATCATCGCCATCGACATCGATACGCAGGATCTTGCCGAGCAGCGTTCCAAGGCTCTGCCCGTTTCCCAGTGGATCGTTCGCGGACCCGCCATCGCCAGCTGCAATGTACAGGTTGCTGTTGAACCCAGGCTCGAACCCGATCCAGCCGCCGTTGTGATTGGAGAATGGCTGCGAAAACTGAAGCACCGGATTGGCACTTGAAGGATCGGCAACATTTGGATCGCCGGCACTGACCGAGTATCGACGAATAAACGTCTGACCGCTGGCCGTGTAGTTCACATAGAAATACCCATTTGCCGCATAATCCGGATGGAACGCAAGGCCAAGCAAACCCTGCTCGTTGCCGGTGCTCAAACCGGAGATCGTCAGAAATGGTGTTGGGAGTACCGTGCCAGAGTTCAGATCGAGAATCTCGATTCGGCCTGTGTGCTGTTCAACCACAAACAAACGATCCATATCGCCTGGTGCGTGCGTTGCAACAACTGGACGAGAAAATGTTCCAACAAGTTCTTTGGTCAGTGTCTGCCCACTCGCAGTGGCACATGGCAGCATACCAGCTGCCACGATTCCTGCAATGTTCCAGAATGATCGAAAACGCATGATCGGTACTCCTTGAGTTCTGGGTATATATCAATAATCAATCAGATCGGTTGGATTACGGGCAACCAGCAACATACGCGTTGCCGAAGCAAATGTAATCAAACACATTGAATGAGCCGCTCGCATCGCAATCTGCATATGGTTGTGCATTCGCATACGCGTTACCGAAGCAGATGTAATCGAAGACATTCAGCGAGCCGTTTCCATCACAATCCACGTAACACCCGTCGATTGTGAAAGTGTTATCAGAATCATCAAACCCTTCATTTCCAACTGCATCACGCGCGACGATACGGAGCTTGCCCTGCGCAGTCGGCAGTCGATCGACCGTCCACTGGTAGTCTGTTGTCGGATCGACTCCTGACGCGAGCAGATATGGGAATGTTTGCCCGCCATCGGTGGAGAGACGAATATCGATCTCTGTCACGCCAACGTCATCATCGCTGATGAAATCGACAAGCACACTCTCGCCCGGCACAAATGAGCCATCATTTACCGTCTTGAGATACGCGGTCGGGTTCACGCCACCAAGATGTTTCGGCACATGCATGCAGATGCAGTGCATCACACCAGCCGCTGTCACGATCGCCTGACAGTTGACCTGAACAATCGTCTTGTTCGGCATCGCTGCCTGCCACCCTGCAAGCGCTTCAGCGTTGTATTGAGAGGTTGCCTGTGAGATCGTGTACATCGGAACAAGCAGAAGATCGTTGACAATGCACACGTTGGCGTACGTGTAATGCGTGCCGCCGGAGTTGAACGCGGGCAGACGCGTCACGGTCCAACCCGCATTGGCCAGATCAGAAGCAACCTGATCTGCAATGACATCGTGTGCCTGGCCCGATGCAAGCGGATAATCGTTGATGATGACCTTCTGATCACCGATGATCTGCATCCACATGTCGATGTGCTGTGTCGCATCGATATTCGTCGGGAATGCTCCAGTGATCGTAGTGTTGACATTCTGGTAGTCGTGCCAGATCTGCTGGATTTGAGATGGAGTTTTCCCTGGGTTTTCATTGACAATGAGCTGCGTTGCGAATGAGTTTGTAGCTGAGTTCAGGTGGTAGTTACCGCCACCGTGAATCAGATCAAGCTCATAGACTTCGTGCCCCTTGTACTGTCCGAACGCTTTGGGAATAAGATTGTCACTCGGACGTGGACGGTTGTAGGTGTGATCAACGATGATTCGGCAATCACCCTCATAGGCGTACCGTGGACCGTAATCACGGATCCAGATCGTGTTCGTTGGCGCAACAATAAACTCGACGAGCGCCATGTTCGCGCCAGATGATGTGATCGAGTTTGTTGCAGCGGTCAGCGATGCAGAAGAGGGCACAACCACATACGCCTTGGCGTTGCCGATCGTTGTAATGTTCTTCGCCATCTCGCGAACAATCGTGAGCCACGAGCTTGAGCCGTTCCATGACAGCAGCACCCCATCCATGTCGGCATACTCGCCGGGACACACCACAGGGCCTGTCGGCGGCGGAGTTGGAACGTCCGTCGCTTGTAACGGTTGTGTCAGAAGCAGTTGTTTTTCCGCGTTCGTCAGGTTGCGAGGCAGATGGCCTTCCCACGGCGCGGTTTCAGGATCGGACTGTGCGAATACCACGCCTGATGAGAGCAGCACACCACAACCAAATCCCATCAGCGCTCGACGAGCAAACATTGCCATCTGATTTCTCCAAATCTGTTTTGTGTCCATGTGCCCAAACCTTCTGCCCACGGATCCAGTGATGTTCCGATGAACTTTGTCTCTCAGGATATGGCTACGCCAGGTATCGGGAAACTGAACTCTTACGGGATACGAACAGCTTCCTGACGTCATCTATCGACCATACAGCGTACACGATCCTTCGCTGTTCACCAAGCTCCTGCCGACGATGAGCGAAAGACCGAACTGAAATCAATGAATCGGGAGAGTTTTAGGACGTACTCTCGTTCGAACATGAACGAGCCATCTTCATTTTCCCTGCGACATCAATGTTTCAGATTCGCCACACTCCATATCAGGCACGCTGCTTGCGTTCTGCTCCAGTATCCATGCCCATTGAGCACAGGAGCACGCACGTTATGCGCATTTCAGTTCGTCGAGTGTTCATCCTCACCGCTCTCTGCGCGATTGTTGCGCTCGGTCGTACTGCACACGCACAGGTGCAGCAAATGCAACTCGATACAATGGTACGGATCGCAGGACACAACGCCTCAGCGCTGCGCGGCCACGGGCTGATTACCGGTTTGAACAAAACAGGTGACTCTGGCAAGGATCTGATCGTTGCTCGCCCGCTCGCAGAGTATCTCGAGCAGAACGGGAATCCTGTTGAACTGGATGATCTGGCGAACTCCAAGGCAGCAGCCGTTGTCATGGTGAACTGCGAGATCCCTGCTGGCGGCGCTCGCAAGGGTGATCGTTTCGACGCGATTGTGACAACCATCCATACCGCATCATCACTCGCGGGTGGGTATCTCGAAATCTCCTTAATGACCGGCCCGATGCGCGGTGACAGTGTGTATGCGGTTGCTCGCGGCCCAATAGTGCTGGACGATCCCGATCATCCAACACGTGGACGCATTGTCGGTGGTGTGCAGATCATCAATGGCATCTCAATGGCTCCTGTAGCTGAACAGTTCGATCTCATCATCAAGCCTGAGTTCGCAGGACCAAACTCCGCCGAAGCGATCGCATCGCACATGAATAGCGTCTGGTTCAACGTGCCCGATTGGGACGATGGTCGAACACTGATCGCAATCCCAAGTCCGACAGACCAGCGCGTCATCCACGTGCTTGTGCCGGAGCTTGAACGCCGAAACATCCCGCGCTTTGTAGGTGAAGTGCTGACATATCGAATCGAGCGAGCCGCATTGCGTTTGCCGCCGAAGATCACGATCAATCGCATGACAGGCACCATCACGATGTCATCCGATGTCTGGTTCAGCGCAGCAGCATTCACAGATCCGAGCCTGTCCATCACCGCAATCAACCCTCCGCCGGTTGCAACACCGGAGAACCCGCTCGTTGAAACATCGCGTGTCGGTGCTCTCGAAGCTCCCGGACTTGACGATCGTGATCGGATTAGATTGTCGGACCTGGTGCGCACATTCGAATCTCTGAAGGTGCCGCCGGAAGCACGTATTCGAATTCTTGAACAGCTCAAGGCGAGCGCTCTATTACCTGTCGAGATTATCTACGTCGGAGGTGGTGCATGAGTTTGGTCTCCCCCGGATCAGCGCGTGATGCAGCACAGCAGTTCGTTGCGATGACGTTCATCCAGCCACTACTGAAAGAAGTTCGCGAGTCAAACGATGCAGCTGCACCCTTCGCGCCGACGCAGGGCGAGAAGATGTTCGGAGCCATGCTCGACGAGCGCATAGCGCAGGATATTACCCGCGCATCGGACTGGGATCTGATCAAGCGTATCGAATCGGATCTGCTCCGAACCGGGCAGGCCATTCCTGCACCTTCTCCGCAACGTGCTGATATGAACTTGCCATCGACACTGTCAATTGAGGAGTACGCATGACCGTGATCGCAGCACAACCAGAAACCGCAACGGTTGGCGATCGCCTGCTCGCGATCATGGACGATCTTGACGCAGCGTTTGCCGAGATCGACGCAATTACTGGCCAGCAGAAACAGGCGCTTCGATCGCTTGATCGTGAACAGCTTGGCACGCTTGCACAGCAACAACAAACAGTAACAAACCGTGTGCGCTCGCTTCAGATGAAGCAGCGTTCGATCGCACGCCAGATCCTGCCCCGCGAGCAGCAGCATCACGCCACCGTCACCGACATCGCGATGAAGCTTCCCAATGAGATGAAACATCGCGTGCTGCAACGTGCAGCAGCACTGCGGTCGCACGCGGCTCGTGTACAGCGGGAGAACGCGAGTGTCGGTATGGCTACACGCTCGCTTGTCCGCCACATGGAAAGCCTGACGCAACAGGTACAAACACGTTTCTCTGCGGGTGGCACATACAGCAGAGCAAGCGTGCCAAAGGTTAACGTCAATCGTCCCAACTGTCTTGATCTGCAGAGCTAAGGAGTGCACTGATGAGTCTGACAGGTTCACTGCGAATCGGAAACTCTGCCCTGCTTGCCAGCCAGGTTGCAATTCAGACAGCCGGCAACAACATGGCAAATGCAGCCACGCCGGGCTACAGCCGACAGATTACAGACCTGTCCGCGATTGCTGGGCAACGCTCAGGCAACACCGCAAATCCTGGGCGTGGTGTGCAGGTCGCCGACGTGCGCAGATACGTTGACGATGCGGTCACGCGCCGACTGCAACGTGCGATCTCGCAGGAGGCGTACAACAGCCAGGGCGTCGACATGCTCGATCGCATTGAGACAGTGCTCAACGAGCTGACTGAGTTTGATCTGTCTAGTGAGCTGTCAACCTTCTTCAACAACTGGTCGGAACGCGCCAACCTCGTCCAGTCGAGCGCATCGGTCGTGCAGGGCGGCGAGAAGATCGCCCAGTTCGTCCGCCAGTTGAATCAGGATCTCGGATCCATGCGCGGGCAGGTTGACGAGCAACTCGCACAAGCGGTCAGTCAAGCCGACGATCTCATGTCGCAGGTCGCCCAGCTTAACCGCGAGATCTCACACGCTGAAGCGGGTTCGTCACGCGCAAACACACTGCGCGATCGTCGCGACGAGACACTGGCAGAGCTGTCGCAGTACTTTGAGCTCAGCACGTACGAACAGACCGACGGCACGGTTGACGTGCTGGTCGATTCCATTCCTGTTGTCATGGGCGGAACGTCGCGTGGCATCGGTCTGGAGCAGGAAACGGTCAATGATCAGGTCGAGTTGCGTGTTCGCCTCAAACACGATGGCACCGAAATGACTCAACCAGGAGCGTTGATCGGTGCCCTGCTCGAAGGACGCGAGGACACACTCAACACAGTCATCGGACAGCTTGATCAGGTAACGCAGCAGTTGATCTTTGAGACAAACAAACTCCATGCGACAGGCACAAACCTTGATGGTCTGACGCACGCAACATCCACGTTGGTAGTTTCAGGTACAGACAGAGAACTATCACTCGCGGATGCGTCCAACGCGAGCATCGCAGACCTCCCATTCGATGTGAAGAACGGCGGGTTTTACATCCATGTGACCAACCAGTCGACTGGAATCACAAATCAAATCCGTATCGATATCGATCTCGACAATATCACCGATGCTGGTGGTCAAGGCTCAGACGATGACACATCGGTCGATGACATCATTGCTGCCATCAACACGATCGATGGCGTGAGTGCAGGCTATAACGCTGCCGGTCAGTTCGAGGTGAGTGCCGACACCGGGTTCTCTTTCGCCTTCGCAGATGATTCGTCAAATGTGCTCGCAGTTCTTGGTGTGAACAGCTTCTTCAAGGGAACAAACGCATCTTCGATCGGTGTTCGCAACGATCTGCTTGAAGAACCGAGCAAACTCGTGACCGGCAAGCTGGAGAACGGCGAGTTTGTCGAGAACGGCACAGCATTGGGCATCGCACAACTCGGATCGCAGACTCTCGAAACACTCGGCGGAGAGTCCATCCGATCGCACTGGCTAAACGCTGTTAGCGGTGTTGCTGTATCGGCGGATAGTGCCCGCGTGCGTGCAGAAGCATCATCGATAGTGCGTGAGAGTGTGCAGAACCAGCGGGATGCGATCTCAGGGGTGAACCTCGACGAGGAAGCGATTGACTTGCTCACGTACCAGCGGCAGTATCAGGCAGGCGCACGATTCATCTCTGTTGTTGATCAACTGACACAGGAACTCATTTCCCTCATCTGACATGTGTCAGTGGAGGTACCGTTATGAACAAAATTCCTTCTTACATCCCTCGCAGCAGCACGCTGATGGCGTCGCGTACAAACCTCGACCACATCGGCCGGACCAATCTTGATCTGTACAAACTCCAGTCATCGCTCGCTACAGGTCTCGCCCTGCAAAAGCCGAGCGACGACGCAGTGCGTGCAACATCTATCTCGCTGCTTGACGATCGCATCGCACGATCCGAACAACATCTCCGCAATCTCGACCACGCTGAGAGCACACTCAACATTATCGACGGCGCAATAGGCGAAGTTCATGACCTTATCCTGAGTTCAAAGGACATCGCACTTGAACAGTTGAACTTCGGTTCAAGTCCCGGAGAGCGTGAGAACGAGGCAATCGTGATCGACTCCATGATCGACTCGCTGTTCAACACTGCAAACCGAGAATCTGTCGGCGGATTTGTCTTCGGTGGCACCATCGCGGGGCAAGCGCCGGTTGAGTCGTTCTATGGCGGGTTTCGATTCCGAGGCACAGACGGGACATTGAAGACCGATCTTGATCTGGCGTCTTCGGTCCCGATCACGCTCGGAGCGAGCAACTCGATCGGCGCAATCTCGGCCCGTTCGAAGGGCACGGTCGATCTTGATCCTCCACTGATCAACGACACACGCCTCGTGGACGTGTACGGCGCTCGCGGGCTCGGCGTACAGCTCGGAGTGCTCGAGTTTTCGGTTGCTGATGGTCCTGTTGCAAGCGTTGATCTTTCAAACGCAGACACGATTGGCGATGTGGTTGATGCGCTGAATCTTGCGATCACGCAGTATGACGAAGAACATGGTACTGACGCGCTCGGTCCCGGTGGCGTGGGTGTTTCCGGTGGGAACATCACCCTTGATATTCGAAATGCTGCTGATAACTTCATCACGTTCTTTGACGTTACCGGCAGCACAACGGGTGCTGATCTCGGACTCGTCATGAATCCTGGCGAAGACTTCACTCCCTCATTCACGCGCGGGGAGGACATCAATCCAAAGTTAACATGGAACTCTCCCTTGCAGTTCGATGATCAACTCGGCGAGATCAGACTAAAGAACCTTGGAAGATCCGTGGTTGTCGATCTGAGCACTGCGCAGACAGTACAGGATGTCCGCAACCTGATCGAAGGCGCTGGTCTTGGGCTGCGGGTCGAAATTAATACGGATTGTACAGGTATCGATGTTTTCAATGAGGTCTCAACCGGTCGAGACCAGGCGATGTCCATTGAAGAGGTTGCCGGTAACAACATGACTGCAACGCGTCTTGGTATCCGCACGATGAGCGACCAGACACGCCTGACTGATTTCAATCATGGCAAGGGTGTGCAGATCATCACCAACCAGATGAATCCTGTCACCGGATTGCCTGATCCCGATGTCAATACCGACTTTGCGATCACACTCGGAGATGGCACGGAGTTCACCGTCAACTTCAGACCCGAAGACATGGTCACGGTCGGAACCGTGATTGACAGAATCAACGAGGAAGCAGTCGCTCAGGGCATTGGCGTGCCAAGCAGATTTATTGCAGAGTTGAGCGATGATGCAAACGGTATCGTCCTCCACCAGGATCCTTCACTTGGATCCACACTCGATATTGAGCCTCTGAACGGATCGTTTGCTGCACGAGATCTCGGTCTGCTTGACGGAACGTACAACGCGTCAACAGGTGAGCATCGTGCCGAGGATCGGGCGACTGTCCGAGTGGACAATCTTTTCTCTGCTCTGATCGATCTTCGCGATTCACTCCGTGCAAATGACACGTTTGGCATATCACTTGCGGGGGAAGCACTGGAGTCCCACGTTGGTCGTGCCGTCGAAACGCGCGCGCTCGTGGGTGGATATTCGCAACGTCTCGCAGACGCAAAGCAACGTGAGGAGCAGCGCGTCCTGATTGATGAAACATCACGAAGCGAAATTCGTGATCTTGATTATGCTGAAGCATCCGTGCGCTTCAGTACACTGCAGACCCAACTGCAGGCTGGCATTCAGGCAACAACTGCGCTGCAGCAGTTGTCAATCCTGAACTATCTGTAACACATCTGCGCACTCGCGAGAGCGAACGCGCAGGATTCGATATGCGAGCCAGGTCCGGCCCCTGGCAAGCAATTGACAGGATGTCAACCGGAGGTGGTCTCCGGATTCAGAACGGAGTGTCGAGGCCGAGGACGTAGGAGATTCGCAATGGAAGTGCGAACCAGCCGCTTTGGTGTGGTAAACATCGAGGACGATCGGATTATCACCTTCCCGAAGGGATTGCTTGGATTTCCCGACTGCAAGCAGTTTTGTCTGCTTGAACCGGGGAATGATGCATGTTTCTTCTGGCTTCAGTCGGTCGATGACGCAACGCTCGCGTTCGTTGTGACTGATCCGTCACTCTTTGTGCCGGATTACACCGTGCCGATGCGCCCTGATCAGGCGGAGGAACTCGGGATCACCAAAGCAGAAGATGCGCAAATCTTCTGCATCGTGAACAAGGTTGGCGATCAACTCACGGGCAACCTCCAGGGGCCGCTCGTGATCAACACCATGAACAGGACCGGCGAGCAGTTTGTGCTTGCAGATCGCCGGTGGACAACACGCCACAACCTCGTGAAAGTCGGGGAGAGGGTGACACGCGAAACAGAAGCAAAGGCAATGTCCGCCTGATATGAGTCAGGTTTGATCCAGCGCATTTGTGTTTCGTACTGCCGCAGGCA
Coding sequences:
- a CDS encoding glycosyltransferase family 2 protein; its protein translation is MALNLSVSLACKNNEATIGRTLDSVRGFAQEIVAADSGSTDGTLALLEDAGAKVVHTPWLGYVKTKQLALDACTSAWVLALDSDESLNQELRDSIKRVIESNEPGVNAGTLNRVVYFRDKPLRHVWQPEWRRRLILRGTHQFGGLDPHDKLDGLPGISVKGVKLSGELRHDSITTFADFFAKQASHARRMALSMQAEGRRGSYIRLVGSPVGSMFKQLVLKRGFLDGYPGWLAAASTSIGTMMKHAILIELDRTRAPDDAGGDL
- a CDS encoding PQQ-dependent sugar dehydrogenase, producing the protein MRFRSFWNIAGIVAAGMLPCATASGQTLTKELVGTFSRPVVATHAPGDMDRLFVVEQHTGRIEILDLNSGTVLPTPFLTISGLSTGNEQGLLGLAFHPDYAANGYFYVNYTASGQTFIRRYSVSAGDPNVADPSSANPVLQFSQPFSNHNGGWIGFEPGFNSNLYIAAGDGGSANDPLGNGQSLGTLLGKILRIDVDGDDFPTDPNANYAIPASNPFGVGGPRQEIWAYGLRNPWRCSFDRMTGDFWIGDVGQGQREEVDFQPASSTGGENYGWRCMEGTRCTGLTGCTCNAPELVLPVHEYDHNFSGFSCSITGGYVYRGCDIEAIRGLYFFADYCSDQILSLEMNNGVPGAVVNWTAELGLGGAITSPVSFGEDARGEMYICSLDGGVYRLRPTGAVSSCACYADCDKSGSLNVFDYICFGNAYAQNLSYADCDGSGGLNIFDYICYGNAYAAGCP
- a CDS encoding agmatine deiminase family protein → MAMFARRALMGFGCGVLLSSGVVFAQSDPETAPWEGHLPRNLTNAEKQLLLTQPLQATDVPTPPPTGPVVCPGEYADMDGVLLSWNGSSSWLTIVREMAKNITTIGNAKAYVVVPSSASLTAATNSITSSGANMALVEFIVAPTNTIWIRDYGPRYAYEGDCRIIVDHTYNRPRPSDNLIPKAFGQYKGHEVYELDLIHGGGNYHLNSATNSFATQLIVNENPGKTPSQIQQIWHDYQNVNTTITGAFPTNIDATQHIDMWMQIIGDQKVIINDYPLASGQAHDVIADQVASDLANAGWTVTRLPAFNSGGTHYTYANVCIVNDLLLVPMYTISQATSQYNAEALAGWQAAMPNKTIVQVNCQAIVTAAGVMHCICMHVPKHLGGVNPTAYLKTVNDGSFVPGESVLVDFISDDDVGVTEIDIRLSTDGGQTFPYLLASGVDPTTDYQWTVDRLPTAQGKLRIVARDAVGNEGFDDSDNTFTIDGCYVDCDGNGSLNVFDYICFGNAYANAQPYADCDASGSFNVFDYICFGNAYVAGCP
- a CDS encoding flagellar basal body P-ring protein FlgI, which produces MRISVRRVFILTALCAIVALGRTAHAQVQQMQLDTMVRIAGHNASALRGHGLITGLNKTGDSGKDLIVARPLAEYLEQNGNPVELDDLANSKAAAVVMVNCEIPAGGARKGDRFDAIVTTIHTASSLAGGYLEISLMTGPMRGDSVYAVARGPIVLDDPDHPTRGRIVGGVQIINGISMAPVAEQFDLIIKPEFAGPNSAEAIASHMNSVWFNVPDWDDGRTLIAIPSPTDQRVIHVLVPELERRNIPRFVGEVLTYRIERAALRLPPKITINRMTGTITMSSDVWFSAAAFTDPSLSITAINPPPVATPENPLVETSRVGALEAPGLDDRDRIRLSDLVRTFESLKVPPEARIRILEQLKASALLPVEIIYVGGGA
- the flgN gene encoding flagellar export chaperone FlgN, which translates into the protein MTVIAAQPETATVGDRLLAIMDDLDAAFAEIDAITGQQKQALRSLDREQLGTLAQQQQTVTNRVRSLQMKQRSIARQILPREQQHHATVTDIAMKLPNEMKHRVLQRAAALRSHAARVQRENASVGMATRSLVRHMESLTQQVQTRFSAGGTYSRASVPKVNVNRPNCLDLQS
- the flgK gene encoding flagellar hook-associated protein FlgK — protein: MSLTGSLRIGNSALLASQVAIQTAGNNMANAATPGYSRQITDLSAIAGQRSGNTANPGRGVQVADVRRYVDDAVTRRLQRAISQEAYNSQGVDMLDRIETVLNELTEFDLSSELSTFFNNWSERANLVQSSASVVQGGEKIAQFVRQLNQDLGSMRGQVDEQLAQAVSQADDLMSQVAQLNREISHAEAGSSRANTLRDRRDETLAELSQYFELSTYEQTDGTVDVLVDSIPVVMGGTSRGIGLEQETVNDQVELRVRLKHDGTEMTQPGALIGALLEGREDTLNTVIGQLDQVTQQLIFETNKLHATGTNLDGLTHATSTLVVSGTDRELSLADASNASIADLPFDVKNGGFYIHVTNQSTGITNQIRIDIDLDNITDAGGQGSDDDTSVDDIIAAINTIDGVSAGYNAAGQFEVSADTGFSFAFADDSSNVLAVLGVNSFFKGTNASSIGVRNDLLEEPSKLVTGKLENGEFVENGTALGIAQLGSQTLETLGGESIRSHWLNAVSGVAVSADSARVRAEASSIVRESVQNQRDAISGVNLDEEAIDLLTYQRQYQAGARFISVVDQLTQELISLI
- a CDS encoding flagellar assembly protein FliW, encoding MEVRTSRFGVVNIEDDRIITFPKGLLGFPDCKQFCLLEPGNDACFFWLQSVDDATLAFVVTDPSLFVPDYTVPMRPDQAEELGITKAEDAQIFCIVNKVGDQLTGNLQGPLVINTMNRTGEQFVLADRRWTTRHNLVKVGERVTRETEAKAMSA